One Bombus fervidus isolate BK054 chromosome 7, iyBomFerv1, whole genome shotgun sequence genomic region harbors:
- the Zw gene encoding glucose-6-phosphate 1-dehydrogenase Zw isoform X1, whose protein sequence is MEKVRKMSTEESLRFIRQSLKSDEMDHLEGIHFDRLYPHVFVTLGASGDLARKKIYPTLWWLFRDNLLPKPTTFFGYARTNLTIDQLREKCHPYMKVKPDEQEKYEEFWKLNHYVAGTYDSQKGFEVLNNELQKYEENYQITHRLFYLALPPSVFESVTIHIRNVCMSDKGWTRVIIEKPFGRDTITSQYLSDHLASLFKEDQIYRIDHYLGKEMVQNLMTLRFGNRVFGPTWNRDNIASVQITFKEPFGTQGRGGYFDEFGIIRDVMQNHLLQILSLVAMEKPVSCHPDDIRDEKVKVLKCIKSLELENVVLGQYVGNPESTDPDARLGYLDDPTVPAGSNTPTFALAVLRINNERWDGVPFILKCGKALNERKAEVRIQYQDVSGDIFDGKAKRNELVIRVQPGEALYIKMMTKSPGIAFDMEETELDLTYGHRYKGLKLPDAYERLILDVFCGSQMHFVRNDELSEAWRIFTPLLHRIENEKIKPVPYSYGSRGPKEADEMAKTNNFNYYGSYKWARH, encoded by the exons ATGGAAAAAGTAAGAA AAATGTCCACAGAGGAAAGCCTGCGCTTCATCAGACAATCGTTGAAATCGGATGAAATGGATCATCTTGAGGGTATCCATTTCGATAGATTGTACCCTCACGTGTTTGTTACCCTCGGAGCTTCT GGTGATTTAGCGAGGAAGAAAATCTACCCAACGCTATGGTGGCTGTTCAGAGACAACCTTTTACCAAAACCCACCACATTCTTCGGTTACGCGCGCACAAACCTGACTATAGATCAATTAAGAGAAAAGTGTCATCCATACATGAAAGTGAAACCAGATGAGCAGGAAAAATACGAAGAGTTTTGGAAACTGAATCACTATGTCGCTGGTACATACGATTCACAGAAAGGATTTGAAGTGCTGAACAATGAGCTGCAGAAATACGAAGAAAACTATCAAATCACTCACAGACTGTTCTACCTGGCTTTGCCGCCGAGCGTTTTTGAAAGCGTAACCATACATATTAGGAACGTTTGTATGAGTGACAA aGGCTGGACCAGAGTGATTATAGAGAAACCATTTGGTCGTGACACAATTACGTCACAGTATCTATCCGACCACTTAGCGTCGTTATTTAAAGAAGATCAGATTTACCGTATCGACCATTATCTAGGCAAAGAAATGGTTCAAAATCTGATGACTCTGAGATTTGGTAATCGAGTATTTGGTCCAACCTGGAACAGGGATAACATTGCTTCTGtacaaattacatttaaagAACCGTTTGGTACACAAGGAAGAGGCGGCTATTTCGATGAATTCGGTATCATTAGAGATGTCATGCAGAATCATTTGTTGCAAATCCTATCGTTGGTTGCGATGGAGAAGCCGGTGTCTTGTCATCCAGATGACATCCGAGACGAGAAGGTAAAAGTGCTGAAGTGTATAAAGTCTTTGGAATTGGAGAATGTTGTGTTAGGTCAATACGTTGGTAATCCTGAATCGACTGATCCTGATGCTCGACTTGGTTATTTGGATGATCCAACTGTACCAGCTGGTTCTAATACCCCCACATTCGCTCTCGCCGTGTTAAGAATTAATAACGAACGATGGGACGGTGTTCCGTTTATCCTCAAGTGTGGGAAAG CGTTAAATGAACGAAAAGCAGAAGTTAGAATACAATATCAGGATGTGTCTGGTGATATATTCGATGGAAAAGCGAAGAGGAATGAATTGGTAATTAGAGTACAACCAGGTGAAGCgttgtatattaaaatgatGACGAAGTCGCCAGGTATCGCGTTCGACATGGAGGAAACGGAGTTAGACCTTACGTATGGTCACAGGTACAAG GGCCTAAAACTCCCGGACGCGTATGAACGACTAATTTTGGACGTATTTTGTGGCTCGCAAATGCATTTTGTACGTAACGATGAACTTTCGGAAGCGTGGAGAATTTTCACGCCTCTGCTTCAtcgaatagaaaatgaaaagatcAAACCAGTTCCATATAG TTATGGTTCACGAGGACCTAAAGAAGCCGATGAAATGGCGAAGACAAATAACTTCAACTATTACGGTTCGTACAAATGGGCGAGACACTAA
- the Zw gene encoding glucose-6-phosphate 1-dehydrogenase Zw isoform X2 produces the protein MMKMSTEESLRFIRQSLKSDEMDHLEGIHFDRLYPHVFVTLGASGDLARKKIYPTLWWLFRDNLLPKPTTFFGYARTNLTIDQLREKCHPYMKVKPDEQEKYEEFWKLNHYVAGTYDSQKGFEVLNNELQKYEENYQITHRLFYLALPPSVFESVTIHIRNVCMSDKGWTRVIIEKPFGRDTITSQYLSDHLASLFKEDQIYRIDHYLGKEMVQNLMTLRFGNRVFGPTWNRDNIASVQITFKEPFGTQGRGGYFDEFGIIRDVMQNHLLQILSLVAMEKPVSCHPDDIRDEKVKVLKCIKSLELENVVLGQYVGNPESTDPDARLGYLDDPTVPAGSNTPTFALAVLRINNERWDGVPFILKCGKALNERKAEVRIQYQDVSGDIFDGKAKRNELVIRVQPGEALYIKMMTKSPGIAFDMEETELDLTYGHRYKGLKLPDAYERLILDVFCGSQMHFVRNDELSEAWRIFTPLLHRIENEKIKPVPYSYGSRGPKEADEMAKTNNFNYYGSYKWARH, from the exons atgaTGA AAATGTCCACAGAGGAAAGCCTGCGCTTCATCAGACAATCGTTGAAATCGGATGAAATGGATCATCTTGAGGGTATCCATTTCGATAGATTGTACCCTCACGTGTTTGTTACCCTCGGAGCTTCT GGTGATTTAGCGAGGAAGAAAATCTACCCAACGCTATGGTGGCTGTTCAGAGACAACCTTTTACCAAAACCCACCACATTCTTCGGTTACGCGCGCACAAACCTGACTATAGATCAATTAAGAGAAAAGTGTCATCCATACATGAAAGTGAAACCAGATGAGCAGGAAAAATACGAAGAGTTTTGGAAACTGAATCACTATGTCGCTGGTACATACGATTCACAGAAAGGATTTGAAGTGCTGAACAATGAGCTGCAGAAATACGAAGAAAACTATCAAATCACTCACAGACTGTTCTACCTGGCTTTGCCGCCGAGCGTTTTTGAAAGCGTAACCATACATATTAGGAACGTTTGTATGAGTGACAA aGGCTGGACCAGAGTGATTATAGAGAAACCATTTGGTCGTGACACAATTACGTCACAGTATCTATCCGACCACTTAGCGTCGTTATTTAAAGAAGATCAGATTTACCGTATCGACCATTATCTAGGCAAAGAAATGGTTCAAAATCTGATGACTCTGAGATTTGGTAATCGAGTATTTGGTCCAACCTGGAACAGGGATAACATTGCTTCTGtacaaattacatttaaagAACCGTTTGGTACACAAGGAAGAGGCGGCTATTTCGATGAATTCGGTATCATTAGAGATGTCATGCAGAATCATTTGTTGCAAATCCTATCGTTGGTTGCGATGGAGAAGCCGGTGTCTTGTCATCCAGATGACATCCGAGACGAGAAGGTAAAAGTGCTGAAGTGTATAAAGTCTTTGGAATTGGAGAATGTTGTGTTAGGTCAATACGTTGGTAATCCTGAATCGACTGATCCTGATGCTCGACTTGGTTATTTGGATGATCCAACTGTACCAGCTGGTTCTAATACCCCCACATTCGCTCTCGCCGTGTTAAGAATTAATAACGAACGATGGGACGGTGTTCCGTTTATCCTCAAGTGTGGGAAAG CGTTAAATGAACGAAAAGCAGAAGTTAGAATACAATATCAGGATGTGTCTGGTGATATATTCGATGGAAAAGCGAAGAGGAATGAATTGGTAATTAGAGTACAACCAGGTGAAGCgttgtatattaaaatgatGACGAAGTCGCCAGGTATCGCGTTCGACATGGAGGAAACGGAGTTAGACCTTACGTATGGTCACAGGTACAAG GGCCTAAAACTCCCGGACGCGTATGAACGACTAATTTTGGACGTATTTTGTGGCTCGCAAATGCATTTTGTACGTAACGATGAACTTTCGGAAGCGTGGAGAATTTTCACGCCTCTGCTTCAtcgaatagaaaatgaaaagatcAAACCAGTTCCATATAG TTATGGTTCACGAGGACCTAAAGAAGCCGATGAAATGGCGAAGACAAATAACTTCAACTATTACGGTTCGTACAAATGGGCGAGACACTAA
- the LOC139989016 gene encoding uncharacterized protein has translation MRLNSIYLKHNPRAAQNVDRVPFNEVMPLKLKNRVCGGKMKTLEDKCLYEMTLLFGCWKENNFEDSKCNKEMGNLYGCYNRYMKNSATYKELQRVEVPTPNTKNLTSKQITYLLRMYPTV, from the exons ATGAGACTAAACTCGATATATTTGAAACATAATCCAAGAGCGGCTCAAAATGTAGATAGAGTGCCATTTAACGAAGTGATgcctttaaaattaaaaaatagagtTTGTGGGGGCAAAATGAAAACTCTtg AGGATAAATGTTTATATGAAATGACACTACTATTTGGATgttggaaagaaaataattttgaagatAGCAAGTGTAACAAAGAAATGGGAAACTTGTATGGATGTTATAAcagatatatgaaaaattctgcTACATACAAGGAATTACAAAGAGTTGAAGTTCCTACTCCTAATACTAAAAATCTTACAAGTAAACAGATTACATACCTTTTACGTATGTATCCAACTgtttaa
- the LOC139989014 gene encoding uncharacterized protein: MLKILKEYKMTIFLFLPISFLFAIDGSAILKELGEKQYQMIKAKSSLSQHGICWQTVINAIKISCDKLNDQEHVLIALKLTNCFLEDSGHKTYDCHLIDIENQRRNCINNMSDRAFSVYNEFYVHTTHMCFYLNYEAWRVETDNTIKQLYQVSSRMREQLLEASEIQGNMLESQKQSLQMQNKLLSHGKELGSVLKSSSESVNNLVRDFKESAKDQRELLFQIFSYVRTFQNWIVGEVSWFQSIIYYTISCILSAVFSSSKRTADARITLFTILSLNVIVERMLVQYYDNVYHSIDNKHSLVSTTWMYRKIALTLCAITLISTYYYYRDEQVENYKALKRIEHQLSTIQETTSISTKHPVRYCTRLSVKRLQAQANRQTSTEALL; encoded by the exons atgttaaaaatattaaaggaaTATAAAATGACTATTTTTTTGTTCCttcctatttctttcttatttgcaATTGATGGAAGTGCAATATTGAAAGAATTAGGAGAGAAACAGTACCAAATGATTAAag caaaatcTTCCTTATCGCAACATGGGATTTGTTGGCAGACTGTTATCAATGCAATAAAAATTAGTTGTGATAAATTAAACGATCAAGAGCATGTTCTTATTGCTTTAAAATTGACAAATTGTTTTTTAGAAGACTCTGGACATAAAACTTATGATTGTCATCTTATTGATATAGAAAATCAACGCcg TAACTGCATTAATAATATGTCAGATAGGGCATTTAGTgtgtataatgaattttatgtgCATACTACACACATGtgcttttatttaaattatgaaGCTTGGCGAGTTGAAACTGACAATACCATTAAACA atTATACCAAGTTTCTTCTCGGATGAGGGAACAATTGTTAGAAGCTTCAGAAATACAAGGAAACATGCTTGAAAGTCAAAAACAGAGTCTACAAATGCAAAACAAGCTTTTATCTCATGGAAAAGAACTTGGTTCTGTATTAAAGTCTTCTTCTGAAAGTGTTAACAACCTGGTTAGAGATTTTAA AGAATCAGCAAAAGATCAAAGAGAATTATTGTTCCAAATCTTTTCATATGTTCGCACATTTCAAAATTGGATTGTTGGAGAAGTCTCTTGGTTTCAGTCcattatatattacacaaTCAGTTGTATTCTGTCTGCAGTGTTTAGTTCTTCTAAGCGAACTGCAGATGCTAGAATCACTCTCTTCACAATTCTAAGTTTAAACGTTATTGTAGAACGAATGTTAGTTCAATATTATGATAATGTGTATCATTCCATTGACAATAAG CACAGCTTAGTGAGTACAACATGGATGTATAGAAAAATAGCTCTCACTCTTTGTGCTATTACGTTAATTtctacatattattattacagagATGAGcaagtagaaaattataaagcgCTAAAACGCATTGAACATCAATTAAGTACCATACAAGAAACTACATCTATTTCTACAAAACATCCAGTCC GTTATTGTACACGATTAAGTGTCAAACGATTGCAAGCACAGGCAAATAGACAAACTAGTACAGAAGCTCTTTTGTAg